A single Hemitrygon akajei chromosome 29, sHemAka1.3, whole genome shotgun sequence DNA region contains:
- the her9 gene encoding hairy-related 9 isoform X1, translating to MPADTIEKTSISPIVGASATSPQTPDKPKSASDNRKSSKPIMEKRRRARINESLTQLKTLILDALKKDSSRHSKLEKADILEMTVKHLRNLQRVQMTAALTADPTVLGKYRAGFNECMNEVTRFLSTCEGVNADVRSRLLSHLSSCLGHMVAMNYPQPPSSAGSMAGGHLAQPLHVQLPAAVPVSGAVGMPCKLSPAEAVSPKVYGGFQLLPAADGHFAFLIPNPSFTSSAGQIGGGPVIPLYANANMPGNANSSSLPPNPKLAGSPVQGLTSVPFGPAVSQNHSPLGVNASPENSESVWRPW from the exons ATGCCAGCTGACACCATAGAGAAAACTTCCATTTCTCCCATTGTGGGGGCTTCGGCAACTTCTCCGCAAACTCCGGATAAACCTAAAAGCGCCAGTGATAATAGAAAG TCTTCCAAGCCAATAATGGAAAAGCGGCGCAGAGCGAGAATTAACGAGAGCCTGACTCAACTGAAAACCTTAATCCTGGATGCACTCAAGAAAGAT AGCTCCAGACACTCAAAGTTGGAGAAAGCGGACATCCTTGAAATGACAGTGAAGCACCTGCGGAATCTGCAACGTGTGCAGATGACTG CAGCTCTAACTGCCGATCCGACCGTCCTGGGTAAATACAGAGCCGGCTTTAACGAGTGTATGAACGAGGTGACCCGCTTTCTGTCCACCTGCGAGGGGGTTAACGCCGATGTCCGGAGTCGGCTCCTCAGCCACTTGTCCAGCTGCCTAGGGCACATGGTGGCGATGAACTACCCGCAGCCTCCGTCCAGCGCCGGGTCGATGGCCGGGGGTCACCTCGCTCAGCCGCTGCACGTCCAGCTGCCGGCTGCCGTGCCGGTCAGCGGCGCAGTAGGGATGCCCTGCAAGCTGAGCCCGGCCGAGGCCGTCTCGCCCAAAGTTTACGGCGGCTTCCAGCTTCTGCCCGCGGCAGACGGACACTTCGCCTTCCTCATCCCGAACCCCTCCTTCACCTCATCGGCCGGACAGATAGGAGGCGGCCCTGTCATACCTCTCTACGCCAATGCCAACATGCCGGGCAACGCCAACTCGTCCTCGCTGCCTCCCAATCCCAAACTGGCCGGATCCCCAGTGCAAGGACTAACCTCGGTACCGTTCGGGCCCGCAGTGTCCCAGAACCACAGCCCTCTGGGAGTGAACGCGAGTCCCGAAAACTCAGAGTCCGTCTGGAGACCTTGGTGA
- the her9 gene encoding hairy-related 9 isoform X2, whose translation MPADTIEKTSISPIVGASATSPQTPDKPKSASDNRKSSKPIMEKRRRARINESLTQLKTLILDALKKDSSRHSKLEKADILEMTVKHLRNLQRVQMTALTADPTVLGKYRAGFNECMNEVTRFLSTCEGVNADVRSRLLSHLSSCLGHMVAMNYPQPPSSAGSMAGGHLAQPLHVQLPAAVPVSGAVGMPCKLSPAEAVSPKVYGGFQLLPAADGHFAFLIPNPSFTSSAGQIGGGPVIPLYANANMPGNANSSSLPPNPKLAGSPVQGLTSVPFGPAVSQNHSPLGVNASPENSESVWRPW comes from the exons ATGCCAGCTGACACCATAGAGAAAACTTCCATTTCTCCCATTGTGGGGGCTTCGGCAACTTCTCCGCAAACTCCGGATAAACCTAAAAGCGCCAGTGATAATAGAAAG TCTTCCAAGCCAATAATGGAAAAGCGGCGCAGAGCGAGAATTAACGAGAGCCTGACTCAACTGAAAACCTTAATCCTGGATGCACTCAAGAAAGAT AGCTCCAGACACTCAAAGTTGGAGAAAGCGGACATCCTTGAAATGACAGTGAAGCACCTGCGGAATCTGCAACGTGTGCAGATGACTG CTCTAACTGCCGATCCGACCGTCCTGGGTAAATACAGAGCCGGCTTTAACGAGTGTATGAACGAGGTGACCCGCTTTCTGTCCACCTGCGAGGGGGTTAACGCCGATGTCCGGAGTCGGCTCCTCAGCCACTTGTCCAGCTGCCTAGGGCACATGGTGGCGATGAACTACCCGCAGCCTCCGTCCAGCGCCGGGTCGATGGCCGGGGGTCACCTCGCTCAGCCGCTGCACGTCCAGCTGCCGGCTGCCGTGCCGGTCAGCGGCGCAGTAGGGATGCCCTGCAAGCTGAGCCCGGCCGAGGCCGTCTCGCCCAAAGTTTACGGCGGCTTCCAGCTTCTGCCCGCGGCAGACGGACACTTCGCCTTCCTCATCCCGAACCCCTCCTTCACCTCATCGGCCGGACAGATAGGAGGCGGCCCTGTCATACCTCTCTACGCCAATGCCAACATGCCGGGCAACGCCAACTCGTCCTCGCTGCCTCCCAATCCCAAACTGGCCGGATCCCCAGTGCAAGGACTAACCTCGGTACCGTTCGGGCCCGCAGTGTCCCAGAACCACAGCCCTCTGGGAGTGAACGCGAGTCCCGAAAACTCAGAGTCCGTCTGGAGACCTTGGTGA